ACTTAAGTACAATCGTTAACAGAATCCCCAAAAGTAATGAAATATTAGCAACTTGAGCGGCAGGGTTGCATGTTACAAGAGCATAAAAGGAAAATTAGATTAACCAATAACCTAAAAAAAACCCCGAAATTAGAAAATAACAAAGGAGTTTAGAGAACAAAGGGGAAATCGggataaagtttagggaccaagGTTTCCTAGTTTATAGTTTAGGAAACAAAGTAGGAGTCAGGGTAAAGTTTAGGAACTAAAATATCCTAGTTTAGAGTTCAGGGACCAAAGTAAGAACTAGGATATAGTTGAAAGGTGCAAAATAAAATTAACCCAGAgaaaaaacatacaaacaaattTAGGAAACGTGTCAATTCTAAAGAAAGGAAATACAAGAATCAAACTCTATCCTGGTCATTTGTTTCTTCTGGCCGGCAAGCAGCCTCGTAGGTGATGATAATACTAGTAGTACTCAGCAATATTCCAGTAGACATCTAGATAGTTCATAATAATGCTTTTCTGCCGATTGTTCTTGAGACTATTCCACCTGAAAAATGTGTATTAAAGAGCACATACGTATACAAATCAAAGCATATTTGATTCTGGTTTTGTACTGCATACTTTACTATGTTTTAATAATGATTACATTAAGGGTCGTGAGATAACTGTGATAGAGTTTCTATTATTTTATGTTATCTAACTGCTTTCTCTAGCATAAACTGAAATACCATTTATCCTAGAGAAAGGAAGACACTGGAATGTAATGATGGTATAATGAACATTGGCAGTTGAATCTCATTATTCAGCACAGTAGTACCTCTTTTACTTGGTTTCACGGGTTCAGGACTTCAGGGCAATTACGTAGTCCATGATATTGATTATTGAAGTAGTTGGCATCTGATTCAGCCCAACTCAGAGCGTATTAACTTAAATCAACCTGTAAATCTACATACTTATGATTGCATAATCTAACAGTACCACTACTTTGGCTTTTATTGACTTGAACAGTACAAGCATGAACAAATACATCATTAAGAACAATAAATAGTTGAGTCATGCGTTTTCAGCACATAAACATCTGCATTACTACTGTTCTAAACTGTAAGTTCGGCAATACATGTgcaaattataagaaaatagCTGAAAAGTAGTGAAGACTAAAATTCTTGCACGTCTGATGAGCAAAACTTAAGATAGACTATGTAGTTATGACGAAAACACGTGTCATTCATAAACTGTGTCAACTTCTACATTGCCATTTCTCTCCGTTTCAGTACTTGAATAAGAGACAAGCGGTAGATTTgagatatgtatatatatacaagaAGACTAGTTTAAGTCATACCACATTAGTAAATCTTCAGTGACTCAGCAAGCATCATCCACATTTTATTAACACTTTCCTATCAACATGAAAGTTTGGCAGGGTTTCAAAGCTCTATGGCATCAGACTCCTACAGCTCCTGCAtaaaaaaaccaaaagagatCACTAACTGATGCCTCATTTGAAAGTACATTTATCAGCTAAATttacaatttcttcttcatataTATCTTTACTAGGGGGGAGTGCCGCGCATCATGCGGGTGTTTGGTGCCTGTGGTTAAAAAGGATTTTCATTGGACAAATAATAGTACATTCGGGAAAAAAATAGTCATCAAATATGACAAAACTACTAACAGTACATTCTAATTGCAGCACACCCTTGTACACTTTGCTTTATCAATACTTTTACAATTTTACCTTTCCAAAAGACCCCTACAGATGTCAGTTGAAAATTGTCCAAAAGGAGACATAAGTTGTTTCAAACAAAAGAATACCCTCTAACGACTAGTTATAGCAACGTGTTAATTGCACAACGTATTAATATGTCTTTGTGTTAATTGCACAACAAAAGCCACGCTTCAATTAAATGTATCAATAACACCATTTCAGTAATTACACCAACACATAAGCTTATATGAGTTGTACTCAATGTAAAAACGGTTgcaaaataattatatattccAGATATACCCAGATGTCTCCATAAATCAAAGCTTTAAATGTACCAAAATGAAGCCATTTCGGTAAATATACCTAAACACATGCTGCCCTCAGTTGTaccaaaagttttaaaaaaccTACACAACATTTCATATTCCCAAAAACCTCCTATCCATGCGGTTAAAATTCAAACCCCTCTCTGACcacaactcattcttatatagtataaggatttaTGGGGAATTTACCATGACCTTTCATTGCACTTATATGGACTCTCTCAGTATGTCCTGTCAGATGCTTGTGTATGTGCAAATGACGCACTCTGGCCTGTTTGTTTGTGTTATCATCACAGGTTGTAGATACAAAGCAACCTGAACTTGCTAAAGAGAATGTTTTTCATTACTTCAACTTGCTTATCAGTAATGCCTTCATGGAATCTAATTCTTACTTTCATTGTTTAGTCATTAAAAATATTCATTATCCCTAGAAGCATTGATGATGACAATATGTCTAACCCAGCAGGATACAAACTAATTGTTTAACTGGAAAACAAATCAAGAGTACAAAGAAAAGTGAAATGGACTCAGCTGATTCATCATTGAATCAGAGTATGTCTCAATGTGCCTCATTTAGTATAGCAGCCATCCTATAGAATAAACAGCCATTAGAGGAAATTTTGGGGATTTTATCTGTGCGCGTGTTGcaaaatccaaaaagaaaaaccaaacaATGGTAGCACATGCATAAAATTGACATTTGTTCTTCTATATGCAGTCAGTGCCGAGGATTCAAGTATTTACATCAGATGTATCAATAGTGAGAGCCACAGAACAAATACTATTATCATTGCAACTAATTTTAACTGCAAGAACAAAAAAATGCCTTTTGACAAAGAAGTCATGCAATTTTACTAACTGTTTTCTCTTGATGTCTCTTCAGTGTCAATCTCCTCTTCCACTGGACCAGAAGATTCACACTCTGGAAAAGGTTTAACTTTCAACGGTAAGGAAACAGCTTGTGGAACAGAAAACGAAGTTCTGCTACTGGTGGTCTGCTTTTTTGTTGAAGAAGATTCAGCAGTAGAGCGCAAGTCATCATCCGTTTTTGAGGTCGCACCATTATGATTACAATTATGTACATTATCTCTCAGAGGTTGTTTATCTTCAGCAGGCATTGGTCTCTTTCTATTCAATATAACATTCTTAgaattttgcagggatggaaccCTCTGATCATGAGATGAACTAGTAGGACAAGGAAGCTTTTCCTTTAAGATAGCCTTTGGATTACCTACAATTTCACTAGTTTCAGAGTTGTCAAAGACAACTTCATCTGTTCCATTAAAATTTGTAGCTCTTGCAGTTGCTTCCTTCCCTCTCATGGTGAATATAGCTTCAATTAGACGATCCCTTGCCACATCTATATCAACTATTGGTTTTGGATAATTTAATCCCAACTCCACTCCTGAGGCTTTAAGCACAGAAATAGGTGCATCCCATGGATGATGGATCCACTCAGCAGGCATTCTTGCTAGCTCAGGCAGCCAATGCCTCACATATTCACCCTCAGGATCAAATTTAAATCCTTGAACCTGCTCAGAGATTCCGAAATGAACACAAGGAAAATTGAAGCATCAGTTTTTCAAGCTTGCCGTAGGGTGCCATCAATCAATAATCTCAACAGAATCAATTATACTGGATGGTGATTGACGCAGCACCCAGAAAACTAAATAAACATTTTCAGTATATATGTTAAGGCAAAAACGTACACTTGAGAATGAAATGGTGTCACTCCCAGAAAACTGATAAGAGAATTCTTTACTTGAAGCTAACCAGATAAAAGTTGACAAAATTGGTGAAAAATCATGCTAAATAcgaacaaaaagaaagaaaatcaccAAATCAGTTGGAAGAACACGTAACCATCGCATAAGTTCCAGATACTGCTCTCACCTCTGGGCTATCTAAGCGCTCAAGCTCATGTCCATCCGGCAAGCTCCCAGATATATACTGCCAACCAAGAATATCACTTTCCAAATCTGCATCCAAAAGGGTATCCCAAAAATACTTCATACCCCACTGCCACGGAAGAAGCAgaaacttgacaaagaaactTGAAACAATTACTCTGATTCTGTTGTGGATCCATCCAGTTGCCCAAAGTTCTCTCATACCCGCATCAACTAAAGGATATCCAGTTCGACCCTGTCGCCAAGCCTTAAAATGTGACTGATCAGCGTGCCACGGGAAAAATTTTAAGGTGCTTAGCAATGACCTCTCATGAGTAAATGGGAAGTTGAAACATAGATAGCGAGAATATTCTCTAAGGCCAATAGCCCTGAGGAATAGATTAGCACTCTCTTCTTGATCATGGTTCCCTTCCTTTGACCATAGCAAATGTTTCATACGTACTAGATGGAAAACTTTCCTCACACttaattcaccaaaatgcaAATGTGGGGATAAGAGGGATGTGGAGTTCCCTGCAACCCTGAGCCTGTCCTTTGAATAATCACACAAATGGTTTTCTACAAATTCTGTTAAGGCTTTGTCAGCATTGCTCCAACCAGGTGACCATCCTCTTCCAAGCAAAGCATTACTTGACTTTTCTGATTCATCTTCTAGACCCAGCTCATCAATTGAACGCCCATCAACTGATCCTGCAAATAGCAGAAATGAGTTCATAAAGCTCTTTTTCTTTCCATATTTAAATTTGCATTTTCTCTACTCTCAGgtccttcttcttccttttttagTTATTTCCTTTTCAACAGAtcattttctcttctcttcaGTATATCCATCCAAAAAAAGGTGCTACAGAGACCAATTAGTAAGTTGATCAACTGACCAATTAGTAAGGTGCTATAGAAATCATTACAAGAAAGGTTCTGCAAGACAACTGATTAATGATCTTGTGGACTGATACGCTTACCTGCACATAGATCTAATCGCCACGGAGGAAGTTGTGAAGCTGGTTCATTTTGCATGTGCACGCATTTATCCCAAAATGCATCAAATGTTGTAAAAGCATGTCCATCATCACCATATACTTCCCATGGTTCATATAACAACTCTCCATTATAACTTTGCACAGAAATGCCGAGCTCCCCTAATTTCTGCTTAATATCATGATCACGAACCAGCGAGACAGGATCTGAGAACAAAGAGTGCACAGAAAATAAAAGACCAATTTAATTATTCAACTAAAGAGTCCTGCCTATAAAAATCAAGCAGAAATCTGAATTATCTCTTAAGGGATCTCCGTAGTGGAGACTGGAACCACAAAACATTAATGCCCAGGCTGCAATTAAAGCTCTTGCTTCTATTCTACATCACTGAATCAGGGGGTGACACAGAAGATTCTAACAGGGTAAAGCAGATGTATCTAATCAGGAAAGATACAATCTCCAAGGCAGAAAATATACATATAGTGCGGTTGAAAAAGGTAACCTTGTCGATGGATGGTTACTACATATACTGCAACCACATGGGAGTCGCATACAGTATTAATAGGCCATGTGAAATTCTTAAAAAGTTAATACCCAGAATGCAAATTCTGA
This Coffea arabica cultivar ET-39 chromosome 3e, Coffea Arabica ET-39 HiFi, whole genome shotgun sequence DNA region includes the following protein-coding sequences:
- the LOC113734284 gene encoding cryptochrome-1 isoform X3; translation: MDGKAKTIVWFRRDLRIEDNPALAAAARDGCVFPVFIWCPKEEGQFYPGRVSRWWLKQSLIQLELSLRSLGAKLVLIKAQSTLEALLECIGAAGATKVVYNHLYDPVSLVRDHDIKQKLGELGISVQSYNGELLYEPWEVYGDDGHAFTTFDAFWDKCVHMQNEPASQLPPWRLDLCAVDGRSIDELGLEDESEKSSNALLGRGWSPGWSNADKALTEFVENHLCDYSKDRLRVAGNSTSLLSPHLHFGELSVRKVFHLVRMKHLLWSKEGNHDQEESANLFLRAIGLREYSRYLCFNFPFTHERSLLSTLKFFPWHADQSHFKAWRQGRTGYPLVDAGMRELWATGWIHNRIRVIVSSFFVKFLLLPWQWGMKYFWDTLLDADLESDILGWQYISGSLPDGHELERLDSPEVQGFKFDPEGEYVRHWLPELARMPAEWIHHPWDAPISVLKASGVELGLNYPKPIVDIDVARDRLIEAIFTMRGKEATARATNFNGTDEVVFDNSETSEIVGNPKAILKEKLPCPTSSSHDQRVPSLQNSKNVILNRKRPMPAEDKQPLRDNVHNCNHNGATSKTDDDLRSTAESSSTKKQTTSSRTSFSVPQAVSLPLKVKPFPECESSGPVEEEIDTEETSRENRAVGV
- the LOC113734284 gene encoding cryptochrome-1 isoform X1, which codes for MDGKAKTIVWFRRDLRIEDNPALAAAARDGCVFPVFIWCPKEEGQFYPGRVSRWWLKQSLIQLELSLRSLGAKLVLIKAQSTLEALLECIGAAGATKVVYNHLYDPVSLVRDHDIKQKLGELGISVQSYNGELLYEPWEVYGDDGHAFTTFDAFWDKCVHMQNEPASQLPPWRLDLCAGSVDGRSIDELGLEDESEKSSNALLGRGWSPGWSNADKALTEFVENHLCDYSKDRLRVAGNSTSLLSPHLHFGELSVRKVFHLVRMKHLLWSKEGNHDQEESANLFLRAIGLREYSRYLCFNFPFTHERSLLSTLKFFPWHADQSHFKAWRQGRTGYPLVDAGMRELWATGWIHNRIRVIVSSFFVKFLLLPWQWGMKYFWDTLLDADLESDILGWQYISGSLPDGHELERLDSPEVQGFKFDPEGEYVRHWLPELARMPAEWIHHPWDAPISVLKASGVELGLNYPKPIVDIDVARDRLIEAIFTMRGKEATARATNFNGTDEVVFDNSETSEIVGNPKAILKEKLPCPTSSSHDQRVPSLQNSKNVILNRKRPMPAEDKQPLRDNVHNCNHNGATSKTDDDLRSTAESSSTKKQTTSSRTSFSVPQAVSLPLKVKPFPECESSGPVEEEIDTEETSRENRAVGV
- the LOC113734284 gene encoding cryptochrome-1 isoform X2 — protein: MDGKAKTIVWFRRDLRIEDNPALAAAARDGCVFPVFIWCPKEEGQFYPGRVSRWWLKQSLIQLELSLRSLGAKLVLIKAQSTLEALLECIGAAGATKVVYNHLYDPVSLVRDHDIKQKLGELGISVQSYNGELLYEPWEVYGDDGHAFTTFDAFWDKCVHMQNEPASQLPPWRLDLCAGSVDGRSIDELGLEDESEKSSNALLGRGWSPGWSNADKALTEFVENHLCDYSKDRLRVAGNSTSLLSPHLHFGELSVRKVFHLVRMKHLLWSKEGNHDQEESANLFLRAIGLREYSRYLCFNFPFTHERSLLSTLKFFPWHADQSHFKAWRQGRTGYPLVDAGMRELWATGWIHNRIRVIVSSFFVKFLLLPWQWGMKYFWDTLLDADLESDILGWQYISGSLPDGHELERLDSPEVQGFKFDPEGEYVRHWLPELARMPAEWIHHPWDAPISVLKASGVELGLNYPKPIVDIDVARDRLIEAIFTMRGKEATARATNFNGTDEVVFDNSETSEIVGNPKAILKEKLPCPTSSSHDQRVPSLQNSKNVILNRKRPMPAEDKQPLRDNVHNCNHNGATSKTDDDLRSTAESSSTKKQTTSSRTSFSVPQAVSLPLKVKPFPECESSGPVEEEIDTEETSRENRWLLY